One window from the genome of Anomalospiza imberbis isolate Cuckoo-Finch-1a 21T00152 chromosome 13, ASM3175350v1, whole genome shotgun sequence encodes:
- the GOLM2 gene encoding protein GOLM2 isoform X2, with the protein MVGFGANRRGGRLPSLVLVALLAVIAVLAFHCWNAASRQALLREELAELQSQAQRTEVARGRLERRNSDLLGKVDSHRKQLEQKEADYTQLSSQLQARDGQVKRCEDGKMKLQNNISYQMADIHRLKEQLAELRQEFIRQEDQLHEYKKNNTYLTRRLEYDSLQCGQQIKEMRLQHEETIKKLMDQLAREQKATQKVQSSKDTAVRPSNGDQAIPEAAAEVEDKDIVKNEEPSEHVANSKEKIKPGGDAGMPEIEDNDPAKAEDTPTALKRPLISAPKSEGHQPVINLPTEQPHAPNLAPGLPSDSDGNADIAKQIPPNPLQHLNFEENVEAQKEHKIEPDQIKIPKSRVSDLQKIKQNDEERELQNDLGDYSKSRLSEGVL; encoded by the exons ATGGTGGGGTTCGGGGCGAACCGCCGGGGCGGCCGCCTGCCCTCGCTGGTGCTCGTGGCGCTGCTGGCCGTGATCGCCGTGCTCGCCTTCCACTGCTGGAACGCGGCGTCGCGGCAGGCCctgctgcgggaggagctggccgagctgcagagccaggccCAGCGCACCGAGGTGGCGCGGGGCCGCCTGGAGCGGCGCAACTCGGACCTCCTGGGCAAGGTGGACTCGCACaggaagcagctggagcagaaggAGGCGGACTACACCCAGCTGAGCAGCCAGCTGCAGGCCAGGGACGGCCAGGTGAAGAGGTGCGAGGACGGCAAG aTGAAGCTGCAGAACAACATCTCGTATCAGATGGCGGACATACATCGGCTAAAGG AACAACTGGCAGAGTTACGGCAGGAATTCATCCGCCAGGAAGATCAGCTGCACGAGTACAAGAAGAACAACACGTACCTGACAAGGAGGCTGGAATATGACAG CctgcagtgtgggcagcagatCAAGGAAATGAGACTGCAGCATGAAGAGACCATCAAGAAATTAATGGACCAACTTGCACGGGAACAAAAG GCCACACAAAAAGTTCAGTCTAGTAAAGACACTGCAGTCCGCCCCAGCAATGGTGACCAGGCCATACCTGAGGCCGCTGCAGAGGTGGAAGATAAAGACATAGTGAAGAATGAGGAGCCTTCAGAACATGTTGCAAACAGCAAAG AGAAAATCAAACCAGGAGGAGATGCAGGCATGCCTGAAATAGAAGATAATGACCCTGCTAAAGCTGAAGATACTCCCACTG cTTTAAAGAGGCCACTTATTTCAGCTCCTAAAAGTGAAGGTCATCAGCCTGTTATCAATCTTCCAACTGAACAGCCCCATGCTCCAAACCTGGCACCAG GTTTGCCCAGTGACAGTGATGGAAACGCTGACATTGCCAAGCAGATCCCTCCAAATCCTCTCCAGCACttgaattttgaagaaaatgtgGAAGCCCAGAAAGAGCACAAGATTGAGCCAGACCAGATAAAAATCCCAAAGAGCCGAGTTAGCGACTTGCAGAAGATTAAGCAAA ATGATGAGGAGCGAGAGCTGCAGAACGACCTGGGGGACTACAGCAAGTCCCGCCTCAGCGAGGGGGTCCTGTAG
- the GOLM2 gene encoding protein GOLM2 isoform X1 codes for MVGFGANRRGGRLPSLVLVALLAVIAVLAFHCWNAASRQALLREELAELQSQAQRTEVARGRLERRNSDLLGKVDSHRKQLEQKEADYTQLSSQLQARDGQVKRCEDGKMKLQNNISYQMADIHRLKEQLAELRQEFIRQEDQLHEYKKNNTYLTRRLEYDSLQCGQQIKEMRLQHEETIKKLMDQLAREQKATQKVQSSKDTAVRPSNGDQAIPEAAAEVEDKDIVKNEEPSEHVANSKEKIKPGGDAGMPEIEDNDPAKAEDTPTALKRPLISAPKSEGHQPVINLPTEQPHAPNLAPGLPSDSDGNADIAKQIPPNPLQHLNFEENVEAQKEHKIEPDQIKIPKSRVSDLQKIKQSRFFDENESPVDPQQGSKLADYNGDDGNVGEYEADKQAELAYNEEEDGDGGEEDVQDDEERELQNDLGDYSKSRLSEGVL; via the exons ATGGTGGGGTTCGGGGCGAACCGCCGGGGCGGCCGCCTGCCCTCGCTGGTGCTCGTGGCGCTGCTGGCCGTGATCGCCGTGCTCGCCTTCCACTGCTGGAACGCGGCGTCGCGGCAGGCCctgctgcgggaggagctggccgagctgcagagccaggccCAGCGCACCGAGGTGGCGCGGGGCCGCCTGGAGCGGCGCAACTCGGACCTCCTGGGCAAGGTGGACTCGCACaggaagcagctggagcagaaggAGGCGGACTACACCCAGCTGAGCAGCCAGCTGCAGGCCAGGGACGGCCAGGTGAAGAGGTGCGAGGACGGCAAG aTGAAGCTGCAGAACAACATCTCGTATCAGATGGCGGACATACATCGGCTAAAGG AACAACTGGCAGAGTTACGGCAGGAATTCATCCGCCAGGAAGATCAGCTGCACGAGTACAAGAAGAACAACACGTACCTGACAAGGAGGCTGGAATATGACAG CctgcagtgtgggcagcagatCAAGGAAATGAGACTGCAGCATGAAGAGACCATCAAGAAATTAATGGACCAACTTGCACGGGAACAAAAG GCCACACAAAAAGTTCAGTCTAGTAAAGACACTGCAGTCCGCCCCAGCAATGGTGACCAGGCCATACCTGAGGCCGCTGCAGAGGTGGAAGATAAAGACATAGTGAAGAATGAGGAGCCTTCAGAACATGTTGCAAACAGCAAAG AGAAAATCAAACCAGGAGGAGATGCAGGCATGCCTGAAATAGAAGATAATGACCCTGCTAAAGCTGAAGATACTCCCACTG cTTTAAAGAGGCCACTTATTTCAGCTCCTAAAAGTGAAGGTCATCAGCCTGTTATCAATCTTCCAACTGAACAGCCCCATGCTCCAAACCTGGCACCAG GTTTGCCCAGTGACAGTGATGGAAACGCTGACATTGCCAAGCAGATCCCTCCAAATCCTCTCCAGCACttgaattttgaagaaaatgtgGAAGCCCAGAAAGAGCACAAGATTGAGCCAGACCAGATAAAAATCCCAAAGAGCCGAGTTAGCGACTTGCAGAAGATTAAGCAAA GCCGGTTCTTTGATGAGAATGAATCCCCTGTGGACCCGCAGCAGGGTTCTAAACTGGCAGATTATAATGGGGATGATGGGAATGTGGGTGAGTATGAGGCAGACAAACAGGCCGAGCTGGCTTACAATGAGGAAGAGGATGGTGATGGTGGAGAAGAAGACGTCCAAG ATGATGAGGAGCGAGAGCTGCAGAACGACCTGGGGGACTACAGCAAGTCCCGCCTCAGCGAGGGGGTCCTGTAG